In Colwellia sp. PAMC 20917, a single genomic region encodes these proteins:
- the xseA gene encoding exodeoxyribonuclease VII large subunit: MATQHILQISELTRKVKFMLESELNTVWLCGEISNFIAASSGHWYLSLKDSKSQVRCAMFKGNNRRVRLAGGSTPRNGQQVLVRAKVSLYEPRGDFQLIIEMMEDAGEGLLRQQFEQLKSKLNAQGIFAQQFKQAIPKNINTVGIVTSPTGAAVKDIISVLQRRNPAITIVIYPALVQGEHAKNDIVHAIDIANQREECQVLIVGRGGGSLEDLWSFNEEDVVNAIFHSRIPIISAVGHEIDTTLSDLVADLRAPTPSAAAELVSQDNSELQSRLQELSKRAQQLFTQKVKQENSYLQNLNHRLTQVHPERKLQQHQQKSDELNIRLDKAIKRELARFKQKPEKLVRDLQHVDPTKVIIQHQSTLRHLDDRLQRALDVSVKNKSEHFVSIIEQLHIVSPLATIARGYSVSRNSHQQIVRTKDQVSIGDEISIQVSDGRILSQVIDKI; the protein is encoded by the coding sequence ATGGCTACGCAGCACATTTTACAGATAAGTGAACTGACGAGAAAAGTTAAGTTCATGCTAGAAAGTGAACTTAATACCGTATGGTTGTGTGGTGAAATCTCAAATTTCATTGCTGCTAGCTCGGGTCATTGGTATTTGTCACTCAAAGACAGTAAATCGCAAGTGCGTTGCGCAATGTTTAAAGGCAACAATCGACGAGTAAGGTTAGCGGGTGGTTCAACGCCTCGTAATGGCCAACAGGTGTTAGTACGCGCCAAGGTTTCTTTGTATGAACCACGAGGTGATTTTCAATTAATTATTGAAATGATGGAAGATGCGGGTGAAGGTTTATTGCGACAACAATTTGAGCAATTAAAGAGTAAGCTCAATGCACAAGGTATATTTGCTCAGCAGTTCAAGCAAGCCATTCCTAAAAATATTAACACGGTTGGCATAGTTACCTCGCCAACGGGTGCTGCAGTTAAAGATATTATCTCTGTTTTGCAAAGGCGTAATCCAGCAATTACTATCGTTATATACCCTGCGCTTGTGCAAGGCGAGCATGCTAAGAATGATATTGTTCATGCCATCGATATCGCTAATCAACGTGAAGAATGCCAAGTATTGATTGTCGGTCGTGGAGGAGGCTCTCTAGAAGACTTATGGAGCTTTAATGAAGAAGATGTAGTGAATGCTATTTTTCATAGTCGCATTCCAATTATCAGCGCTGTTGGTCATGAGATAGACACAACATTAAGTGATCTCGTTGCTGATTTAAGAGCGCCAACACCTTCAGCAGCGGCAGAACTGGTTTCACAAGACAATAGTGAATTACAAAGTCGCCTACAAGAATTATCAAAACGGGCTCAGCAGTTATTTACTCAAAAAGTAAAACAAGAAAACTCATACCTACAAAACCTTAATCATCGCTTAACGCAAGTTCATCCAGAAAGAAAACTTCAGCAGCATCAACAAAAATCAGATGAATTGAATATTCGTTTAGATAAAGCAATAAAGCGTGAATTGGCACGCTTCAAACAAAAACCCGAAAAGTTAGTACGAGATTTACAACATGTAGATCCAACAAAAGTGATCATTCAACATCAAAGTACCTTGCGCCATTTAGATGACAGATTACAACGGGCATTAGACGTTAGCGTAAAAAATAAATCTGAGCACTTTGTTAGCATTATTGAGCAGCTCCATATTGTCAGTCCGCTCGCGACTATTGCCCGTGGTTATAGTGTCAGTCGAAATAGTCATCAGCAAATTGTTCGCACAAAAGATCAAGTGAGTATTGGCGATGAAATATCTATTCAAGTCAGTGATGGTCGTATTTTAAGCCAAGTTATTGATAAGATTTAA
- the ispG gene encoding flavodoxin-dependent (E)-4-hydroxy-3-methylbut-2-enyl-diphosphate synthase, whose product MFKESPIIRRKSRQIMVGNVPVGGDAPITVQSMTNTLTTDVAATVAQIKALEGVGADIVRVSVPTMDAAEAFREIKKLVKVPLVADIHFDYRIALKVAEYGADCLRINPGNIGREDRVRSVVECARDLNIPIRIGVNGGSLEKDIQEKYTEPTPEALFESAMRHVDILDRLNFDQFKVSVKASDVFLAVESYRLLAKQIDNPLHLGITEAGGLRSGSVKSSVGLGLLLAEGIGDTLRISLAADPIEEIKVGFDILKSLKLRSRGINLIACPSCSRQEFDVIATVNALEQRIEDILTPMDVSIIGCIVNGPGEAIISDLGLTGSSRKSGYYLDGIRQKDRFDNNNLVDQLEERIRAKAKLLDAAYKIKFKEIE is encoded by the coding sequence ATGTTTAAAGAATCTCCAATCATCCGCCGTAAATCTCGTCAAATAATGGTGGGTAATGTTCCTGTTGGTGGCGACGCACCGATAACTGTGCAGTCAATGACCAATACGTTGACGACTGATGTGGCAGCCACTGTTGCACAAATTAAAGCATTAGAAGGTGTAGGTGCTGATATTGTTCGGGTGAGCGTACCGACGATGGATGCAGCAGAAGCCTTTCGCGAAATTAAAAAACTAGTGAAAGTTCCACTGGTTGCTGATATCCATTTTGATTATCGAATTGCCTTAAAAGTTGCCGAATATGGCGCAGATTGTTTACGTATTAATCCTGGCAATATCGGCCGCGAAGACCGAGTGCGTAGTGTTGTTGAATGTGCACGTGACTTGAATATTCCTATTCGTATTGGTGTAAATGGCGGTTCATTAGAAAAGGATATCCAAGAAAAATATACTGAACCAACGCCAGAAGCACTTTTTGAATCGGCCATGCGTCATGTTGATATTCTAGATAGGCTTAATTTCGATCAGTTTAAGGTCAGTGTTAAAGCCTCAGATGTATTTCTTGCGGTCGAATCTTACCGTTTATTAGCAAAACAGATTGATAACCCACTTCACCTTGGTATTACCGAAGCAGGTGGCTTGCGCTCTGGCTCAGTAAAGTCTTCAGTAGGTTTAGGCTTGTTATTAGCTGAAGGAATTGGCGACACGTTACGCATTTCTTTGGCAGCAGATCCCATAGAAGAAATTAAAGTCGGTTTTGATATTTTAAAGTCACTAAAATTACGTAGTCGAGGTATCAATCTTATTGCTTGCCCAAGCTGTTCTCGCCAAGAGTTTGATGTTATCGCCACCGTTAATGCGTTAGAACAACGTATTGAAGATATATTAACGCCAATGGATGTTTCTATTATTGGTTGTATTGTCAACGGCCCTGGTGAAGCGATTATTTCTGATTTGGGCTTAACGGGTAGTAGCCGAAAAAGTGGCTATTATCTAGATGGCATCCGTCAAAAAGACCGCTTTGATAATAACAACTTAGTAGACCAGCTCGAAGAGCGAATTCGTGCTAAAGCGAAACTTCTTGATGCGGCTTATAAAATAAAATTTAAAGAAATAGAGTAA
- the der gene encoding ribosome biogenesis GTPase Der, with product MLPVVALVGRPNVGKSTLFNRLTRSRDALVADYPGLTRDRQYGQAKVEDHPFIVIDTGGINGNEQGIDALMAEQSLMAIAEADAVLFMVDARDGLTSADIGIADYLRKQNKKIFLVANKVDGIDADSAVAEFYELSLGDTVHKIAAAHGRGVTQLLTLALTPHIEALGEARENDEFDGTQEFSAKTDEEKIAEAPFENDKIKLAIIGKPNVGKSTLTNRILGEDRVVVFDAPGTTRDSVYIPMEHDGREYTLIDTAGIRRRKNVTDVVEKYSVIKTLRAIEDANVCLLIIDAREGITDQDLSLLGFILEAGRSLVLAVNKWDGLEEHVKDRIKTELDRRLGFIDFARIHFISALHGTGVGHLYESVEEAFISATKRISTSMVTKILDMATFDHQPPMSQGRRIKLKYAHAGGYNPPIIVIHGNLAKKLPVSYKRYLMNYYRKSLKIMGTPIRIEFRETSNPFAGKKKLTYTEQKKMARATEGYKKD from the coding sequence ATGCTTCCAGTTGTTGCACTTGTCGGACGTCCTAATGTTGGCAAATCGACGTTATTTAACCGATTAACCCGAAGCCGAGATGCTCTCGTAGCAGATTATCCTGGCTTAACGCGTGACCGTCAATATGGTCAAGCGAAAGTAGAAGATCACCCATTTATTGTTATTGATACCGGCGGTATTAATGGTAATGAACAAGGTATTGACGCATTAATGGCCGAACAGTCATTAATGGCGATAGCAGAAGCCGATGCTGTTTTATTTATGGTTGATGCTCGTGATGGTTTAACATCAGCGGATATCGGTATAGCGGACTACCTTCGTAAACAAAATAAGAAAATATTTTTGGTTGCGAATAAAGTTGATGGTATTGATGCTGATTCTGCCGTTGCTGAATTTTATGAATTATCACTGGGTGATACCGTTCATAAAATTGCCGCCGCGCATGGTCGTGGTGTTACACAATTATTAACACTGGCATTAACACCTCATATAGAAGCACTTGGTGAAGCACGTGAAAATGATGAGTTTGATGGTACACAAGAATTCTCAGCTAAAACTGATGAAGAAAAAATTGCCGAAGCACCGTTTGAAAATGATAAAATCAAACTTGCTATCATTGGTAAACCTAATGTGGGTAAGTCAACACTGACTAACCGTATCTTAGGTGAAGACCGCGTTGTTGTTTTTGATGCGCCAGGTACCACTCGCGATAGTGTATATATCCCGATGGAACATGATGGCCGTGAATATACATTAATTGATACTGCAGGTATTCGTCGTCGTAAAAACGTGACTGATGTCGTAGAAAAGTATTCTGTTATTAAAACACTACGTGCCATAGAAGATGCCAATGTTTGTTTGTTAATTATTGATGCTCGTGAAGGTATTACCGATCAGGATTTAAGTTTACTGGGCTTTATTTTAGAAGCAGGTCGTTCTTTGGTACTTGCGGTTAATAAATGGGATGGGTTAGAAGAGCATGTTAAAGATCGTATTAAAACCGAATTAGATCGTCGTTTAGGTTTTATTGATTTTGCACGTATCCACTTTATCTCTGCTTTACACGGTACCGGTGTTGGCCATTTATATGAGTCAGTTGAAGAAGCTTTCATTTCAGCAACTAAACGTATATCTACCTCAATGGTTACCAAAATATTAGATATGGCCACGTTTGATCATCAACCACCGATGAGTCAAGGACGCCGCATTAAGCTTAAATATGCGCATGCCGGTGGTTATAATCCACCTATCATTGTTATTCATGGTAATTTAGCCAAAAAGCTTCCTGTTTCATATAAACGCTATTTAATGAATTATTACCGTAAATCATTAAAAATAATGGGTACGCCGATTAGAATTGAGTTTAGAGAAACAAGTAACCCGTTTGCGGGCAAGAAAAAGTTAACTTATACCGAGCAAAAGAAAATGGCCAGAGCTACTGAAGGTTATAAAAAAGACTAA
- the hisS gene encoding histidine--tRNA ligase, translating to MSKTLQAVRGMNDCLPTETPIWQMVESVLRRVASSYGFAEIRMPIVESTGLFKRSIGEVTDIVEKEMYTFDDRNGDSLTLRPEGTASCVRAGNQHGLLYNQEQRLWYMGPMFRHERPQKGRYRQFHQFGLEAFGIGTPDIDAEIIMLTSRLWRELGINEFVTLELNSLGSNEERANYRDALVVFLTEKEDQLDEDSKRRMHSNPLRVLDSKNKDVQAALVGAPKLSDYFDDESKAHFAGVCQRLDAAGINYVINDRLVRGLDYYNRTVFEWVTDSLGAQGTICAGGRYDGLVEQLGGKATPAFGFALGIERLVLMLTSLEKANNIRAQVDVYVIGLGEGVDIQAALLSEQWRDQVKDIRIQNHCGGGNMKKQMKRADKSSAQVAIIIGEDELAEQSVTIKYLRGQQEQQKVSLEQVPALLNSLI from the coding sequence TTGAGCAAAACATTACAAGCTGTCAGAGGAATGAACGACTGTTTACCCACTGAAACGCCTATTTGGCAAATGGTTGAATCAGTTTTACGCCGGGTTGCTAGTAGCTATGGTTTTGCTGAAATACGTATGCCAATTGTCGAGTCTACTGGACTTTTTAAGCGTTCTATTGGTGAAGTTACTGATATCGTTGAAAAAGAGATGTACACTTTTGATGACCGTAACGGTGATAGCTTAACACTGCGACCAGAAGGTACAGCATCTTGTGTGCGTGCAGGCAATCAGCATGGTTTATTATATAACCAAGAACAACGTTTATGGTACATGGGGCCAATGTTTAGGCATGAACGCCCGCAAAAAGGTCGTTATCGTCAGTTCCACCAATTCGGCTTAGAAGCCTTTGGAATTGGAACACCTGACATAGACGCAGAAATTATTATGCTAACTTCTCGTCTTTGGCGGGAACTTGGCATCAATGAGTTTGTCACACTAGAGCTAAACTCGTTAGGTTCAAATGAAGAGCGTGCAAATTATCGCGATGCTTTAGTTGTTTTCTTAACAGAAAAAGAAGATCAACTTGATGAAGACTCTAAGCGCAGAATGCATAGCAATCCATTACGCGTTTTAGACAGTAAAAATAAAGATGTACAAGCCGCTTTAGTGGGCGCACCAAAATTAAGTGATTATTTTGATGATGAATCTAAAGCCCACTTTGCCGGTGTTTGTCAGCGTTTAGATGCCGCGGGTATTAACTATGTGATTAATGACCGCTTAGTTCGCGGTTTAGATTATTACAATCGTACGGTATTTGAATGGGTGACTGACAGTTTAGGCGCACAAGGTACTATTTGTGCGGGTGGTCGTTATGATGGCTTAGTCGAACAACTTGGTGGTAAAGCAACACCAGCGTTTGGTTTTGCCTTAGGTATTGAACGCTTGGTACTCATGTTAACGAGCTTAGAAAAAGCTAACAATATTCGTGCACAAGTTGATGTTTATGTTATTGGTTTAGGTGAGGGGGTTGATATTCAAGCAGCGCTACTCAGTGAACAATGGCGCGACCAAGTTAAAGATATTCGCATACAAAACCACTGCGGTGGTGGTAATATGAAAAAACAAATGAAACGGGCAGATAAATCGAGTGCGCAAGTAGCAATTATCATCGGTGAAGATGAACTTGCTGAGCAAAGCGTGACGATAAAATATTTGCGTGGACAACAAGAACAACAGAAGGTGTCGCTTGAACAAGTGCCAGCTTTATTAAACAGTTTAATTTAA
- a CDS encoding PilZ domain-containing protein: protein MAATPKKIALVNRLDRNLGLLQSGSTITIDIATPAGQKAKFRSTFIGYLPKHYVLVQFPDANKLGNFSQYITQGAGITVRGLIEGHEGAVVAFISNVKQTLQIPSRLIVLDFPRSVSLQSLRSAMRIDTDIVAKINIAKEYWQATIIDISVNGCQVLITNGESLVMEKNKSVELIVEDFQGLGNLKFSAETCSYKSQANGLCIGLKFEEISKASVIKLLQHAVIAEN, encoded by the coding sequence ATGGCAGCCACTCCTAAAAAAATTGCATTGGTTAACCGCTTAGACAGGAACCTTGGCTTATTGCAGTCAGGCTCAACGATTACTATCGATATAGCTACACCAGCTGGGCAAAAAGCAAAGTTTCGTAGCACCTTCATTGGCTACCTCCCCAAGCATTATGTGTTAGTGCAATTTCCTGATGCAAATAAATTAGGGAATTTTTCCCAATATATTACCCAAGGTGCTGGTATTACGGTGCGAGGTTTAATTGAAGGGCATGAGGGCGCGGTGGTTGCTTTTATCAGTAATGTTAAACAAACCTTACAAATACCCTCGAGACTAATTGTTCTTGATTTTCCACGTTCTGTTAGCTTACAAAGCTTACGTTCAGCGATGCGCATTGATACCGATATTGTTGCTAAGATAAATATTGCTAAAGAATATTGGCAAGCGACCATTATAGATATTTCTGTTAATGGCTGCCAAGTATTGATCACTAACGGTGAGTCGTTAGTGATGGAAAAAAATAAATCTGTCGAATTAATTGTCGAAGACTTTCAAGGATTAGGAAATTTAAAGTTTTCTGCAGAAACCTGTAGCTACAAATCACAAGCTAATGGCCTTTGTATCGGTTTAAAGTTTGAAGAAATAAGTAAAGCATCAGTTATAAAGTTACTTCAGCATGCCGTTATTGCTGAAAATTAA
- the bamB gene encoding outer membrane protein assembly factor BamB, with product MLKKLRFNKKLLAIALVSLGLVACSSTDEEDEATKVAELTEIKQAFDADVLWESSVGNGVSDYFSRIKPNVAYGKLYSASRYGDVVALELANGEEIWSTDLSDVKGERGFFERRQSALLNGGPILGIQKVFIGSENGEVFALDADTGKLDWQGKVKGEVIAAPAIDAGILVVNTASGVIKAFNASNGQDEWQIEQEVPALTLRGVSSPAISSGGVMVGSANGTMSVYILETGQQGWTVEVGEAGGSTQLERVIDVDSAPLIYGDKVYSISVKGNLTAIDLRTGRMIWERQYSSYHDMAISGNSLFLTDIKGHIYAVDRLNGFEKWSQLALTNRGVTGPAIIGDYIVVGDFEGYLHFIDQTTGDIVARHEVDSSGLNIAPTVHENIIYAQSRNGDLQAIKIP from the coding sequence ATGTTAAAAAAATTACGCTTTAATAAAAAGTTATTAGCGATAGCGCTAGTGTCCTTAGGGCTTGTCGCTTGTTCTTCAACTGACGAAGAAGATGAAGCAACTAAAGTTGCTGAATTAACAGAAATCAAACAAGCTTTTGATGCTGATGTGCTCTGGGAATCCAGTGTCGGCAATGGTGTTAGCGATTATTTTTCGCGTATTAAACCCAATGTTGCTTACGGCAAACTTTACAGTGCTAGTCGTTACGGTGATGTTGTTGCTTTAGAGCTAGCAAATGGTGAAGAAATTTGGTCAACAGATTTAAGTGATGTCAAAGGCGAACGCGGCTTTTTTGAACGTCGACAATCTGCTTTATTAAATGGTGGCCCGATTTTAGGTATTCAAAAAGTCTTTATTGGCAGTGAAAATGGCGAAGTATTCGCATTAGATGCTGATACGGGTAAGCTTGATTGGCAAGGAAAAGTAAAAGGCGAAGTTATTGCAGCTCCCGCCATTGATGCTGGTATTTTAGTTGTCAATACTGCTTCAGGTGTCATCAAGGCTTTTAACGCTTCGAACGGTCAAGATGAATGGCAAATCGAACAAGAAGTACCCGCATTAACGTTACGTGGTGTTAGTTCGCCAGCGATTTCTTCTGGTGGTGTGATGGTTGGTTCAGCTAATGGAACCATGAGCGTCTATATTCTTGAAACTGGTCAACAAGGTTGGACAGTAGAAGTTGGTGAAGCCGGTGGCTCGACACAATTAGAGCGAGTCATAGATGTTGACTCTGCGCCACTTATTTATGGCGATAAAGTTTATAGTATCTCTGTAAAGGGTAATTTGACCGCTATAGATTTACGTACCGGTCGGATGATTTGGGAACGTCAGTATTCGTCATATCATGATATGGCTATTAGTGGTAACAGCCTATTTTTAACTGATATTAAAGGCCATATTTATGCGGTTGACCGTTTAAACGGTTTTGAAAAGTGGAGCCAACTTGCACTGACTAATCGTGGTGTTACCGGTCCTGCTATTATTGGTGATTATATTGTTGTTGGCGACTTTGAAGGCTATCTTCATTTTATCGACCAAACAACAGGTGACATCGTTGCACGTCATGAAGTTGACAGCAGCGGTTTAAATATAGCACCCACTGTACACGAAAATATTATTTACGCACAATCACGTAATGGTGATTTGCAAGCGATAAAAATTCCATAA
- the guaB gene encoding IMP dehydrogenase, producing MLRIAQEALTFDDVLLVPAHSEVLPHTADLKTKLTRKINLNIPMVSASMDTVTEAPLAITLAQEGGLGFIHKNMTIAEQAANVLKVKKYESGIVSDPVTVNANFTIEEVMHKADDLGFSGFPVVDENGNLTGIITGRDLRFETDLTKPVSALMTTKEKLVTVKEGAAREEILGLMHSNRIEKILVVDDAFKLVGLITAKDYQKAESKPNACKDQLGRLRVGAAVGVGAGTDERIDALVAAGVDVLLIDTSHGHSQGVLDRVKETRQKYPDLQIVAGNVATGAGAKALADVGVDAVKVGIGPGSICTTRIVTGVGVPQLTAISNAVEALKGTGIPVIADGGIRFSGDIAKALVAGAHCVMVGSMFAGTEEAPGEVELYQGRYYKSYRGMGSLGAMSQKEGSSDRYFQKSDGEADKLVPEGIEGRVAYKGPVSAIIHQQMGGLRSSMGLTGCKDIETMRTKPEFMKITSAGMGESHVHDVTITKEAPNYRMG from the coding sequence ATGCTAAGAATTGCCCAAGAAGCACTAACTTTTGATGATGTATTACTTGTACCTGCTCATTCAGAAGTACTCCCACATACGGCCGATTTAAAAACTAAATTAACCCGTAAAATTAATTTAAATATACCTATGGTATCTGCATCTATGGATACAGTTACTGAAGCACCTTTAGCTATTACACTAGCGCAAGAAGGTGGTTTAGGTTTTATTCATAAAAACATGACCATCGCTGAGCAAGCGGCTAACGTATTAAAAGTTAAAAAATACGAAAGTGGTATTGTTTCCGATCCTGTGACCGTCAATGCTAACTTTACTATTGAAGAAGTCATGCATAAAGCTGATGATCTTGGCTTTTCAGGATTTCCTGTTGTTGATGAAAATGGCAATCTTACCGGTATAATTACTGGCCGTGATTTACGCTTTGAAACAGACTTAACTAAGCCTGTCTCGGCGTTAATGACGACTAAAGAAAAATTAGTCACGGTTAAAGAAGGTGCCGCGCGTGAAGAAATACTTGGCTTAATGCACAGTAACCGTATTGAGAAAATTTTAGTGGTTGATGATGCCTTTAAATTAGTGGGTTTGATCACCGCTAAAGATTATCAAAAAGCTGAAAGCAAACCTAACGCTTGTAAAGATCAATTAGGTCGTTTACGAGTGGGCGCCGCTGTAGGTGTTGGCGCGGGTACCGATGAACGTATTGACGCGTTAGTTGCCGCTGGTGTTGACGTCTTATTAATAGATACTTCACATGGTCATTCGCAAGGTGTTCTTGATCGAGTAAAAGAAACCCGTCAAAAATATCCTGACTTACAAATTGTTGCTGGCAATGTGGCGACAGGAGCTGGTGCAAAAGCATTAGCCGATGTTGGCGTAGATGCGGTTAAAGTGGGGATCGGCCCAGGTTCAATATGTACTACGCGTATTGTAACTGGCGTTGGAGTACCACAATTAACGGCTATCTCAAATGCAGTAGAAGCGCTTAAAGGTACGGGCATTCCTGTTATTGCCGATGGTGGTATTCGATTCTCTGGCGATATTGCTAAAGCACTGGTTGCTGGCGCGCATTGTGTGATGGTTGGTAGTATGTTTGCTGGAACCGAAGAAGCACCTGGCGAAGTAGAACTTTATCAAGGTCGCTATTACAAATCATATCGCGGTATGGGCTCTTTAGGCGCAATGAGCCAGAAAGAAGGTTCAAGTGATCGTTATTTCCAAAAATCTGATGGCGAAGCTGACAAGTTGGTACCGGAAGGTATTGAAGGTCGTGTTGCTTATAAAGGACCTGTTTCTGCCATTATCCACCAGCAGATGGGCGGATTACGCTCATCAATGGGTTTAACAGGCTGTAAAGATATTGAGACCATGCGAACTAAGCCCGAGTTTATGAAAATTACCTCGGCAGGTATGGGTGAGTCGCATGTCCATGACGTAACCATCACCAAAGAAGCACCAAACTATCGTATGGGGTAG
- a CDS encoding YfgM family protein translates to MDVYQTEEQQVEAIKGFWKENGTAVIAGLVLGFAGFIGFNVYKDTQLENEVLTSDAYQTVMESAGVGGKLFSASASKFIAENKDSSYASLTSLALAKETATHKDWPQVAIHLASAIESSSNQGIKAIASVRLARVQIQLEQYTEALATLSVTLPESFKSAIEETKGDAYFKQGKVELARNAYQAALDVEGQTNNGALQMKLNDLAQLSSIAK, encoded by the coding sequence GTGGACGTTTATCAAACAGAAGAACAACAAGTCGAAGCCATCAAAGGTTTTTGGAAAGAAAATGGTACTGCAGTTATTGCCGGTTTAGTTTTAGGTTTTGCTGGTTTTATCGGCTTTAACGTATATAAAGATACTCAACTTGAGAATGAAGTTTTAACGTCTGATGCTTACCAAACAGTAATGGAAAGTGCGGGTGTAGGCGGAAAGCTTTTTTCAGCAAGTGCAAGTAAATTTATTGCTGAAAATAAAGACTCTAGCTACGCTTCATTAACGTCGCTTGCGCTAGCAAAAGAAACGGCTACGCATAAAGATTGGCCACAAGTTGCTATTCACTTGGCAAGTGCTATTGAAAGCTCTAGCAATCAAGGTATTAAAGCTATCGCAAGTGTTCGGTTAGCGCGTGTGCAAATTCAACTTGAGCAATACACTGAAGCATTGGCAACCCTATCGGTTACACTGCCAGAGTCATTTAAAAGTGCAATTGAAGAAACTAAAGGCGATGCCTATTTCAAGCAAGGTAAAGTAGAACTTGCTCGTAATGCTTATCAAGCAGCACTTGATGTTGAAGGTCAAACAAATAATGGTGCCTTACAAATGAAATTAAATGATTTAGCCCAATTATCATCGATTGCTAAATAA
- a CDS encoding RodZ domain-containing protein: protein MTHVEKPNNINKAQATASSEPLHNSSEDDLSDNSKIIGPGQILSDARKKAGLSQQEVASKLNFRLTLVNEIESELFNSNLPETYNRGYLRSYAKLVNVSQDDVLVSYEQLNIAKAQVSKLQSFSKGTEKLAESNRIMWISYIILAILIGSTMMWWLQNNKEQAQTLTEDIEINTQSADGVNENQASDLSTVNIENVIETITEAPLAATAVLEQQSSDIAPAALNADNSQVNEADIITLENSSIVEEELTEVALTQVTFTFSGDCWVNISDSTGERIAWGVKKLGYVMTISGQAPFNVTLGRPELVAINFADEVIDMSQFNSGNIAKFTLPITN, encoded by the coding sequence ATGACCCATGTTGAAAAGCCTAATAATATCAATAAGGCACAAGCTACTGCATCATCAGAACCCTTGCATAACAGTTCCGAAGACGACCTTTCTGACAATAGTAAAATCATTGGGCCGGGACAAATTCTTAGTGATGCTAGAAAAAAAGCAGGCTTAAGTCAGCAAGAGGTCGCGAGTAAACTCAATTTTCGTCTTACTTTAGTTAATGAAATAGAAAGTGAGCTGTTTAATAGTAATTTGCCAGAAACTTATAATCGCGGCTATTTACGTAGCTATGCAAAATTAGTGAATGTTTCTCAAGATGATGTATTGGTAAGCTATGAACAATTAAATATAGCTAAAGCACAAGTCTCTAAACTACAAAGTTTTTCTAAAGGCACGGAAAAATTAGCAGAAAGCAATCGTATTATGTGGATAAGCTATATCATTTTAGCCATTCTCATTGGTTCTACTATGATGTGGTGGTTGCAAAATAATAAAGAACAAGCTCAGACGCTGACTGAAGATATTGAGATAAATACTCAAAGTGCAGATGGTGTTAACGAAAATCAAGCGAGTGATCTTTCGACAGTTAACATCGAAAACGTGATTGAAACTATTACTGAGGCACCTTTAGCTGCTACTGCAGTGTTAGAACAGCAAAGTAGTGATATTGCTCCCGCAGCGCTTAATGCAGATAATAGTCAAGTGAATGAAGCCGACATCATTACACTTGAAAATAGCTCAATAGTAGAGGAAGAATTGACTGAAGTGGCTTTAACTCAAGTCACCTTTACTTTCTCTGGTGACTGTTGGGTTAATATTTCAGATTCAACAGGTGAGCGCATTGCTTGGGGTGTGAAAAAATTGGGTTACGTTATGACAATATCTGGGCAAGCACCTTTTAATGTTACCCTAGGAAGACCTGAATTAGTGGCAATAAACTTTGCCGATGAAGTCATTGATATGAGTCAGTTTAACAGTGGTAATATCGCTAAATTTACTTTGCCTATTACCAATTAG